The Arachis ipaensis cultivar K30076 chromosome B07, Araip1.1, whole genome shotgun sequence genomic interval AACAATAGAGCCAAAGcctatttgtatatatttttttaaaattagttaactAAATATACAAATACCTATAAAAAAAGGTTTATTAACAATAGAGGCAATTTCCTACTTCAGTAAACTTTTTTTTACATCAATTAActatatatacaaaaatatttttaattaattcaaaaCTCAAAAAGCATTAAGCAACTTCTCATACgatgataataaataaatataacaaaatataCATCCATGGCACGAACATGATCATCATGACCATGATGATGGTTATCATGATGGTAGGTAGACATAGTGCATGTGCATAAGAAGGGCACAATATGGAAGAACTAGATTTGACttccatattttttttttggagagagagagagaatagaagaagaaaagagaaagagagagagagaaagaaagaatgaagggaGAAAATTCAATCCGATCGAATACAATCTTGACGTCCGCAATGACTCCCCCATTCTCTCTCTacactttctctctctaaaaaaaaaaaaaaacccacacAGGCAAAcaaaaaacaagcagcaagcaaCAACATCAAAACAAGAGCTACATCAAAACAGCACCAACAGggttttccccttttttttctttttttcttctttttagtaaaaaaagaaagaaaaacacagAGAGAAGAAAGCCCCCATCTTATGATGCAGCTTCTGTTGCTCACACCTTgataacgaaaaagaagaagataaagaaacCCTAGAAGCCTTTAGCTTAACAGATGTTGCAGAGCGAATTCGGAACCCCGACTTCAAAGTTCGAAACTTTTTGCTCGTTGATCAGTTCCCAGTTGCTGTTTCGTCCTTGATTTTTTGGCTTTTTGGCTcttcaattaattttttcaacTCACGGTGAGTCACGGCAAGTCTTAACAGCTTTGACGTTTGACCattagttttttctttctttctttttttctttttacctttCAATTGTGACACTCATTTACCTCATTTGTGGCTCTGGATCGTTGATTTGTCTAGCTATGGCTCGATCGACTCCTCTCAGCTGCTATTTTTGTTGTCTACTGTGTTTTTACTTCGATAAAGTTGCTGTGTTATGCTTTCTCatcttcactctctctctctctctgtctctcttcttttcttaatTNNNNNNNNNNNNNNNNNNNNNNNNNNNNNNNNGATATCTTGAATCGTTTGTTTTGGgttttgttgtttttgccatgaGATGCTAGCTTTAATTTGATAGAATCTATTGTAAATTGAAATGTTGGTTGGTTTATTGGCTGTTATTTTGAGAACTGGTTGATGGGTTTGGATCTGAGAAGTCATGTGTTATACAGAGATTCATGCGAAAGCCGTTTGAAGATTGCTCATTTAAGGGAGGTAGCGCAATTGTAATGTTCAGAATCAAAGATTGTTTCTTGGTTTTGGTTTTCTTTGGTGTGTTTGGTAAAACTGAACACCACATGCTTCTGTTGGATCACGGTGAAGACTCTAAAGCTTTTGGCCTTGGACTTTGGGTTGAAATATTATCTGGGTTCAGGGTTATACCCAGTTTCTCACAAGCTGTTGTGTAATTAATAGTTTGTTAAGAAAAACTCATGTTTCATATGACTTAGTTGTTCTGCTTAGGTGATTGCTTTTGAAGACCATCATAGCGAACGATGGGACCTCCAGGACCACCCACTCAAATTGGTAGTGCTCAGTCTGTGACGCCTTCTCTTTTGAGATCGAATTCTGGAATGTTAGGGGCTCAAGGGGGCCCCATGCCTTCGCAGACTTCTTTCCCTTCTCTTGTGTCGCCACGCACTCAGTTCAACAACATGAACATTCTAGGAAACATGTCTAATGTAACTTCCATGCTGAATCAATCTTTCCCCAACGGAGTTCCAAATCCTGGGATCTCGGGTCCTGGAAGTAGCCAGCGAGGAGTTGTTGATACTGGAGCCGAAACAGATCCGCTGTCAAGTGTTGGCAATGGAATGAGCTTCAGTAATTCCGCATCCTCGTTCGTACAGTCAAATATGGTGAATGCTGCTTCTTCTGTTCAAGGTCAAGGTCAACAATTTTCAAATCCATCTAGTAACCAGCTGTTGCCAGATCAGCAGCATTCACAACAGATGGAACCTCAGAATTTCCAACATGGTCAGCAGCCAATGCAGCAGTTCTCTGCTCCTCTGAATACGCAGcagcaacagcagcagcagcattTTCAATCAATGAGAGGAGGGGTAGGTGGTATGGGACCGGTAAAGTTGGAGCCGCAGGTAAGCAATGACCAACTTGGTCAGCAGCAACAGCAGCAAATACAATCGTTGAGGAATCTTGCTCCAGTGAAATTGGAACCACAGCAAATTCAATCAACTCGAACTCTAGCCCAAGTGAAAATGGAGCCCCAGCATTCTGATCAACCATTATTTTTGCATCACCAGCAacaccagcaacaacaacaacaacagcagcaacaacaactacAACAGCAGCAGCTCCTCCACATGTCAAGACAATCCTCTCAGGCTGCTGCTGCTCAGATGAATCTTCTGCACCAGCAGAGGCTTTTGCAATTTCAAcaccagcagcagcagcaactctTGAAAGCAATGCCTCAACAACGGCCTCAACTGCCACAGCAGTTTCAACAGCAGAATATGCCCATAAGGTCTCCTGTGAAACCAGGATATGAACCCGGAATGTGTGCTAGGCGGCTTACACATTACATGTATCAGCAACAGCATAGACCTGAAGTAAGGATTAATCTATTTGTGGTTTTTATTCTATATGTCTTCtctatgaataaaaaaatattttttatgatgaATAGGAAATGTTACAGAGAGAAAAGAGGATAAGAATTAAGGAAATaatgaaaggaaaaagagaaattcAATGTAACACATGCCATATCTGTTTGTCAAACTCCATAGAAAAATCCACGAGCTTTGATTTATATCTTTTGCCTTATTAAGACATATTTGCTCTCTGATCTTTTGTAGGATAACAATATTGAGTTCTGGAGGAAGTTTGTTGCTGAGTATTTTGCTCCTAATGCCAAGAAGAAGTGGTGTCTTTCTATGTATGGAAGTGGCAGACAAACAACTGGAGTTTTCCCTCAGGTCTGTTGCTAGATAAAACCTTATTTATAACCCATTCTAGTTCCTGGATTCATATAAGTGCGTAATGGACTTTTTAGTGGTGCATTTTATTGAACCATAATAAGTTTTGGCATGTTGAATTTGTTGTGATTGCATATCCTTATATCTCTGCACTCAAGTAAGTATTGCCTTAAATATTTTCATGAAAATTTCTGGGATTCAAGGAGTCAGTTGTAGCATTTTAATGAATACTATGCATTCTTTATAGCTAAGTGATGGATTCTTCAAACGTTTTCAGGATGTCTGGCACTGTGAAATATGTAATCGCAAACCTGGTCGTGGGTTCGGTAAGATCTTTTATGTTATTTCTTCAATATTCCATgcactagtttttttttttttttctgagtgGTTTAGTTTTTTTAATGTGTTTTCAGAAGCAACTGTTGAGGTTCTTCCTaggcttttcaaaataaagtatGAAAGCGGCACTTTGGAAGAGCTGCTTTATGTTGACATGCCCCGTGAATATCATAATTCATCTGGGCAGATTGTTCTAGATTATGCAAAAGCAATACAGGAAAGTGTTTTTGAGCAACTTCGTGTTGTTCGTGATGGTCAACTTCGAATAGTTTTCTCCCCAGACCTGAAGGTATATGTAGAATAATAACTTTATGTAGAAGAATAACTTTCAGATCACAACTGAAAAATGCCTGCTTAGTGTTGTCTTTGTTGACATTATCCTTGTATGAGGAAAAGTTtaattacattcttttctttattttctttttgcagATATGCTCTTGGGAATTTTGTGCTAGGCGCCATGAAGAACTCATTCCTAGAAGATTGTTAATACCTCAGGTTGCTCATTAGTTGCACAATGATAGACCTTTGTAATTATAAGGAGATAGACAGATTCTCTGtttatgtaaaattttaaatgCACTAAGGGACTTGGCTGATTGACTCCTAATCTTTTCATGTGATTGTAGCAAGTTTCgacattgttattttatgtgttGCTATCCATATTTTGCCCCCATAGGAGTGCATTTTTGTAGTGCTAAACTTATCATTGTAAAGGTTTAAAGTGGGACATGCTGATGCATTTAAATGGCATGCATTGTGGTTATTTGTActcatgtttattttatttttattattatatataggtTAGTCAGCTT includes:
- the LOC107605976 gene encoding transcriptional corepressor SEUSS, producing MGPPGPPTQIGSAQSVTPSLLRSNSGMLGAQGGPMPSQTSFPSLVSPRTQFNNMNILGNMSNVTSMLNQSFPNGVPNPGISGPGSSQRGVVDTGAETDPLSSVGNGMSFSNSASSFVQSNMVNAASSVQGQGQQFSNPSSNQLLPDQQHSQQMEPQNFQHGQQPMQQFSAPLNTQQQQQQQHFQSMRGGVGGMGPVKLEPQVSNDQLGQQQQQQIQSLRNLAPVKLEPQQIQSTRTLAQVKMEPQHSDQPLFLHHQQHQQQQQQQQQQQLQQQQLLHMSRQSSQAAAAQMNLLHQQRLLQFQHQQQQQLLKAMPQQRPQLPQQFQQQNMPIRSPVKPGYEPGMCARRLTHYMYQQQHRPEDNNIEFWRKFVAEYFAPNAKKKWCLSMYGSGRQTTGVFPQDVWHCEICNRKPGRGFEATVEVLPRLFKIKYESGTLEELLYVDMPREYHNSSGQIVLDYAKAIQESVFEQLRVVRDGQLRIVFSPDLKICSWEFCARRHEELIPRRLLIPQVSQLGAVAQKYQAFTQNATPNVSAPELQNNCNMFVASARQLAKALEVPLVNDLGYTKRYVRCLQISEVVNSMKDLIDYSRETGTGPMESLAKFPRRTSGSSGIHNQGQQHEDRLQQQPEQQQQMVAHNSNGDQNSVQAGAMQIASSNGMVSVNNTANSASASTTTSTIVGLLHQNSMNSRQQSSMNNSGSPYGSSSVQIPSPGSSSTVPPAQPNSSPFQSPTPSSSNIPPQTSHPTTLTSANHIGATNSSGNMSLQHQQSPLSGEADPSDAQSSVQKIIHEMMMSSQMNGTGGMVGVGSLGNDVKNVNGILPVNTNTGLNGGNGMVSNGAMNSNSGVGIGSYGTMGIGQSGMPNGMRAAMGNNSVMNGRGGMASIARDQAMNHQQDLSNQLLSGLGAVNSFNNLQFDWKPSP